Proteins from one Faecalibacterium sp. I3-3-33 genomic window:
- a CDS encoding Rnf-Nqr domain containing protein produces MKKRTAELILQSPEKFAHHDRVFLNNPVVMQGMGLAPLVVVATTGQNSLMLAAAVALLLVPSRVLACLLSRLVPLQDEEPTPEQLQKKLLPRAILYAASAAVVYLAAYPILNLVFGTGLLNLGIYLPMLVVEPLLTYRFGRVQETVHKAVSKGVRITVGYALLLLVVGIVREWLSLGTVFGAPVGRWALLPLAKMPAGGFIVLGILCAIWRAAAAKHKEYLQKEARDTLTVHYQKEADREP; encoded by the coding sequence ATGAAAAAGCGTACTGCGGAACTGATTTTGCAAAGCCCCGAAAAGTTTGCCCATCATGACCGCGTGTTCCTGAATAACCCGGTGGTCATGCAGGGCATGGGTCTGGCACCGCTGGTGGTCGTGGCTACCACCGGCCAGAACAGCCTGATGCTGGCGGCGGCGGTGGCGCTGCTGCTGGTGCCCTCCCGCGTGCTGGCCTGCCTGCTCAGCCGCCTTGTGCCCCTGCAGGACGAGGAGCCTACCCCGGAGCAGCTGCAAAAAAAGCTGCTGCCCCGTGCGATTCTGTACGCAGCCAGCGCCGCTGTGGTGTACTTGGCGGCGTACCCCATTTTGAACCTCGTGTTCGGCACGGGCCTTTTGAACCTTGGCATCTACCTGCCCATGCTGGTGGTGGAGCCGCTTCTGACCTACCGCTTCGGCCGCGTGCAGGAGACGGTGCACAAGGCCGTTTCCAAGGGCGTGCGCATCACCGTGGGTTATGCGCTGCTGCTGCTCGTGGTGGGCATCGTGCGCGAGTGGCTCAGCCTTGGCACCGTGTTCGGTGCCCCGGTGGGGCGCTGGGCGCTGCTGCCGCTGGCTAAGATGCCGGCGGGCGGCTTTATCGTGCTGGGCATCCTGTGCGCCATCTGGCGCGCTGCGGCTGCAAAGCACAAGGAATATCTGCAAAAGGAAGCGCGGGATACCCTGACCGTGCACTACCAGAAGGAGGCGGACCGCGAACCGTGA
- a CDS encoding RnfABCDGE type electron transport complex subunit D — protein sequence MDEALIQEQERQLQKTGRYYQHVFWLCVPLLCMACYFYGARPLLLCGVALLTGNLCDRLVALLRHRVYTNKDLSNESFSLIIALLMPATVDIYVLVVAVMAGVLIGKEVFGGYGSYPFNPAAVGYAVAAVSWPEQVVRYPQPYTPLPLWNASAVPVSSTIEDTLRSGGILNLNTLAVVLGEFAAPMGTGAALVILACGLVLWTQKDVHIGASASFLITCGLIAFFFPRQVGLADSTLFSSLLPRLQGIRDELHTGAVLFCAVFLLNEPYTCAHHRLGRILYGALVGIATMGFRYFGVYETGVCFALLAVNSVSALIDRTEERLYRLLHRLPSERKEAAE from the coding sequence ATGGATGAAGCTTTGATCCAGGAGCAGGAGCGGCAGCTGCAAAAGACCGGCCGGTACTACCAGCACGTTTTCTGGCTGTGTGTGCCGCTGCTGTGCATGGCCTGCTATTTCTACGGCGCGCGCCCGCTGCTGCTATGCGGCGTCGCCCTGCTTACCGGCAACCTGTGCGACCGTCTGGTGGCGCTGCTGCGCCATCGGGTGTACACCAATAAAGATCTCTCCAACGAGAGCTTCAGCCTGATCATCGCTCTGCTCATGCCCGCCACCGTGGACATCTATGTGCTGGTGGTGGCGGTGATGGCGGGCGTGCTCATCGGCAAGGAGGTCTTTGGCGGCTACGGCAGCTACCCCTTCAACCCCGCTGCCGTGGGCTACGCCGTGGCGGCGGTATCGTGGCCGGAGCAGGTGGTGCGCTACCCGCAGCCCTATACGCCGCTGCCCCTGTGGAACGCCTCTGCCGTGCCGGTAAGCAGCACCATCGAGGATACCCTGCGCAGCGGCGGTATCCTGAACCTGAACACCCTCGCCGTTGTGCTGGGCGAGTTCGCCGCCCCCATGGGCACCGGCGCAGCGCTGGTCATTCTGGCCTGCGGCCTTGTGCTGTGGACCCAGAAGGACGTGCACATCGGCGCATCGGCAAGTTTTCTCATCACCTGCGGGCTCATCGCCTTCTTCTTCCCGCGGCAGGTGGGTCTGGCAGACAGCACCCTCTTCAGCAGCTTGCTGCCCCGCTTGCAGGGCATCCGGGACGAGCTGCACACCGGTGCGGTGCTGTTCTGCGCGGTGTTCCTGCTCAACGAGCCCTACACCTGCGCCCACCACCGGCTCGGGCGCATCCTGTACGGCGCACTGGTGGGCATCGCCACCATGGGCTTCCGCTATTTCGGCGTGTACGAGACCGGTGTCTGCTTTGCGCTGCTGGCGGTCAACAGCGTGTCCGCGCTCATTGACCGCACCGAGGAGCGGCTGTACCGTCTGCTGCACCGTCTGCCGTCCGAACGAAAGGAGGCTGCGGAATGA
- the rpe gene encoding ribulose-phosphate 3-epimerase, with protein MAIVSPSILSADFGKLGADCRMVLDAGAQMLHYDVMDGHFVPNISFGVPVLKSLHKALPDAFYDVHLMISHPLQYAEPFIKAGATLYNFHLECEDDIQATIDAVRALGCKVGLTIKPGTPAEALAPWLEQLDLVLVMSVEPGFGGQKFMPSALDKLRWLKAEREARGLSYLLEVDGGVDAATAPLCVEAGADVLVAGSAVFGAADPAAAVGALASL; from the coding sequence ATGGCCATCGTAAGTCCTTCGATTCTTTCTGCTGATTTTGGCAAGCTGGGTGCAGATTGCCGCATGGTGCTGGACGCCGGTGCGCAGATGCTGCACTACGACGTGATGGACGGGCATTTTGTGCCCAACATCAGCTTTGGTGTGCCGGTGCTCAAAAGCCTGCACAAGGCGCTGCCGGATGCCTTTTACGACGTGCATCTGATGATCAGCCACCCGCTGCAATACGCCGAGCCTTTCATCAAGGCTGGTGCGACCCTGTATAACTTCCATCTGGAGTGCGAAGATGATATTCAGGCCACCATTGACGCTGTGCGTGCGCTGGGCTGCAAGGTGGGTCTGACCATCAAGCCCGGCACCCCGGCCGAGGCGCTGGCACCGTGGCTGGAGCAGCTGGATCTGGTGCTGGTGATGAGCGTGGAGCCCGGCTTCGGCGGGCAGAAGTTCATGCCCTCGGCGCTGGATAAGCTCCGCTGGCTCAAGGCGGAGCGGGAAGCCCGCGGCCTTTCCTACCTGCTGGAGGTGGACGGCGGCGTGGATGCCGCCACCGCACCCCTGTGCGTGGAAGCCGGAGCCGACGTGCTGGTGGCGGGCAGTGCCGTGTTTGGCGCTGCCGACCCCGCTGCGGCTGTGGGCGCACTGGCCAGCCTGTAA
- a CDS encoding sensor histidine kinase, producing the protein MRKSISTAFFSMVSTLMVLGIVLMGCSEWVLFKNYFAKDRYETLDQVVNVAKRTAEYLVNSETMPQGAELDALNTKLEIIGESAEAYLFFTDRQGNVLIASDPDKLTTGTVPLDICQRANAVADPDARHYHAFSDLGGALTEKSYIAAVETIDDQSLFSGWLFLCSSGAQLTDFKQQFWSNFLMSACVMLLCASVLTRLLMRQLTDPLQKVTDAAQRFGGGDLSVRVEGVEGDGEVADLARTFNQMAENIQSNDNSRGQFMGNIAHELRTPMTTIKGFVDGILDGTIPPEMQNHYLQLVSEETGRLARLIQNMLDLSKLESGEYQVNARMFNIWETLTGVALAAEQRINDGMIELEGLTMDEKVLVYADPDLIHQVAYNLLDNAIKFTPAGGTIRFSVEKLGPEAEISIWNSGQGISPEALPYVFERFYKEDRSRGLHARGSGLGLNICKVLVNLAGGQIRVESQQGEWCRFVFTLPTCSPNPGGMKRLPDAAGQPGAVEDPASMKPVE; encoded by the coding sequence ATGCGTAAAAGTATCTCCACAGCCTTTTTTTCCATGGTGTCCACCCTGATGGTGCTGGGCATCGTGCTGATGGGCTGCTCGGAGTGGGTGCTGTTCAAGAATTATTTTGCGAAGGATCGCTACGAAACGCTGGATCAGGTGGTAAACGTTGCCAAGCGCACCGCAGAGTATCTGGTAAACAGCGAGACCATGCCGCAGGGCGCAGAGCTGGACGCTTTGAACACCAAGCTGGAGATCATCGGCGAGAGCGCCGAGGCGTATCTGTTTTTCACCGACCGGCAGGGCAATGTGCTCATTGCCTCCGACCCGGACAAGCTTACTACCGGCACCGTGCCGCTGGATATCTGCCAGCGCGCCAACGCAGTGGCAGACCCGGACGCCCGGCACTACCACGCCTTCAGCGACTTGGGCGGTGCCCTGACCGAAAAAAGCTATATCGCGGCGGTGGAGACCATCGACGACCAGAGCCTGTTCAGCGGCTGGCTGTTTTTGTGCTCCTCCGGTGCGCAGCTTACCGACTTCAAGCAGCAGTTCTGGTCCAACTTCCTCATGTCTGCCTGCGTGATGCTGCTGTGTGCCAGCGTGCTGACCCGCCTTTTGATGCGTCAGCTCACCGACCCGCTGCAAAAAGTCACCGATGCCGCCCAGCGCTTTGGCGGCGGCGACCTCTCCGTCCGCGTGGAGGGCGTGGAGGGCGATGGCGAGGTGGCAGACCTTGCCCGCACCTTCAACCAGATGGCGGAGAATATCCAGTCCAACGATAACTCCCGGGGTCAGTTCATGGGCAACATCGCCCACGAGCTGCGCACCCCCATGACCACCATCAAGGGCTTTGTGGACGGCATTCTGGACGGCACCATCCCGCCCGAGATGCAGAACCACTATTTGCAGCTGGTCAGCGAGGAGACCGGGCGTCTGGCGCGGCTCATCCAGAATATGCTGGATCTCTCCAAGCTGGAAAGCGGCGAGTATCAGGTGAACGCCCGGATGTTCAATATCTGGGAGACTTTGACCGGCGTGGCGCTGGCCGCAGAGCAGCGCATCAACGACGGCATGATCGAGCTGGAAGGCCTGACCATGGACGAAAAGGTGCTGGTCTACGCCGATCCCGACCTGATCCATCAGGTGGCGTATAATCTGCTGGACAACGCCATCAAGTTCACCCCGGCGGGCGGCACCATCCGCTTCAGCGTGGAAAAACTTGGCCCCGAGGCCGAGATCTCCATCTGGAACTCCGGGCAGGGCATCAGCCCGGAGGCGCTGCCCTATGTGTTCGAGCGGTTCTATAAAGAGGATCGTTCCCGCGGCCTGCACGCCCGCGGCTCCGGCCTTGGGCTGAATATCTGCAAGGTGCTGGTCAATCTGGCTGGCGGGCAGATCCGCGTGGAGAGCCAGCAGGGCGAGTGGTGCCGCTTTGTGTTCACCCTGCCCACCTGCTCCCCCAACCCCGGCGGCATGAAGCGCCTGCCGGACGCCGCCGGTCAGCCCGGCGCAGTGGAGGACCCCGCCAGCATGAAGCCGGTAGAATAA
- a CDS encoding response regulator transcription factor, whose amino-acid sequence MANEKILVVDDDANICELLRLYLTKEGYQVTVANDGEEGLEKFNAVKPDMVLLDVMMPRMDGLEVCRRIRKAGNTPVMMLTAKGETFDKVLGLELGADDYMVKPFDAKEVVARIKAVLRRCQTTSAAAESTEGVIEFDNLRLDMNSYELRVKGKVVEAPPKELELLNCLASHPNRVYTRDQLLDEVWGFEYYGDSRTIDVHVKRLREKLAGASDKWELKTVWGVGYKFEVRQ is encoded by the coding sequence ATGGCAAACGAAAAGATCCTTGTGGTGGACGACGACGCCAACATCTGCGAGCTGCTGCGGCTGTACCTGACCAAGGAGGGCTATCAGGTCACGGTGGCAAACGATGGCGAAGAAGGACTGGAAAAGTTCAACGCGGTCAAGCCGGACATGGTGCTGCTGGACGTGATGATGCCCCGCATGGACGGCCTTGAGGTCTGCCGCCGCATCCGCAAGGCGGGCAACACCCCGGTGATGATGCTTACCGCCAAGGGCGAGACCTTTGACAAGGTGCTGGGTCTGGAACTGGGCGCAGACGATTACATGGTAAAGCCCTTTGACGCAAAAGAGGTGGTGGCACGCATCAAGGCAGTGCTGCGCCGCTGCCAGACTACTTCCGCTGCCGCCGAGAGCACCGAGGGCGTCATTGAGTTCGACAACCTCCGTCTGGATATGAACAGCTACGAGCTGCGGGTCAAGGGCAAGGTGGTGGAAGCTCCCCCCAAGGAGCTGGAACTGCTCAACTGTCTGGCCTCCCACCCCAACCGCGTGTACACCCGCGACCAGCTGCTGGACGAGGTGTGGGGCTTTGAGTACTACGGCGACAGCCGCACCATTGATGTCCACGTCAAGCGCCTGCGCGAAAAGCTGGCAGGTGCTTCCGATAAGTGGGAGCTGAAAACTGTCTGGGGCGTGGGCTATAAGTTCGAGGTGCGTCAGTAA
- a CDS encoding Fic family protein — translation MKYYSVADTAKLWNISERTVRNYCATGKIPGAVLTGKTWNIPQDAKRPERTNKKPEAPRTLLDILQDEMNGQVKGGIYHKIQIDLTYNSNHIEGSRLTHDQTRYIYETNTIGMENGVVNVDDVVETANHFKCIDLIIQDAKKPISEAFIKKLHLTLKSGTSDSRKDWFAVGEYKKLPNEVGGRSTTEPELVAPQMKELLSAYNQISAKSLEDLLEFHYAFESIHPFQDGNGRVGRLLLFKECLRNNIVPFIITDDLKLFYYRGLHEWKSERGYLLDTCLTAQDQFKAVLDYFRIPYSR, via the coding sequence ATGAAGTACTATTCTGTCGCTGATACGGCAAAATTATGGAATATTTCAGAACGAACTGTCCGCAACTACTGCGCTACCGGCAAGATCCCGGGGGCGGTGCTTACCGGCAAGACTTGGAATATTCCGCAGGATGCAAAGCGCCCGGAGCGCACCAACAAAAAGCCGGAAGCACCCAGAACCCTGCTGGATATTTTGCAGGACGAGATGAACGGGCAGGTCAAGGGCGGCATCTACCACAAAATTCAGATCGACCTCACCTATAACTCCAACCATATTGAGGGCAGCCGCCTGACCCATGACCAGACACGATATATCTACGAGACCAATACCATCGGCATGGAGAACGGTGTTGTCAATGTGGATGATGTGGTCGAAACAGCCAATCACTTCAAGTGCATTGACCTTATCATCCAGGATGCAAAGAAACCCATCAGCGAAGCGTTTATTAAAAAGCTGCACCTTACCCTGAAAAGCGGCACCAGCGATTCCCGCAAAGACTGGTTTGCTGTCGGTGAATATAAAAAGCTCCCGAACGAGGTCGGCGGCAGAAGCACCACTGAGCCGGAACTGGTTGCCCCGCAGATGAAAGAGCTTTTATCCGCATACAATCAAATTTCTGCCAAGTCGCTGGAGGATCTGCTGGAATTTCACTATGCCTTTGAATCCATCCATCCGTTTCAGGACGGAAATGGACGTGTCGGGCGGTTGCTACTCTTCAAGGAGTGTCTGCGGAACAACATCGTGCCGTTTATTATTACGGATGACCTCAAACTGTTCTACTACCGGGGTCTGCACGAGTGGAAATCCGAACGCGGGTATCTGCTGGACACTTGCCTGACCGCGCAGGATCAGTTCAAGGCAGTTCTGGATTATTTCAGGATTCCTTATTCAAGATAG
- the ychF gene encoding redox-regulated ATPase YchF — MKLGIVGLPNVGKSTLFNAITSTKNAEAANYPFCTIEPNSGIVAVPDKRLDKLAEIWQTSKKTPAIVEFVDIAGLVKGASQGAGLGNKFLGHIRECDAIVHVVRCFDDDNIIHVVEDVTKAEAVDPIADIDAIDYELILSDLEVVQNRAGRMAKAAKSGNNKGAAAEAAWLQQLADHLSAGKPARSFDFDPADTEQQTVLHEMGLLSAKPVLYACNVGEDDLMEGIENNKYVPLVAARAKEEGARYIPICAKTEEDIADYSPEEKKAFLAEMGIEASGLDNLITASYDLLGLISFLTDGKKECRAWTIRKGTKAPQAAGKIHSDFERGFIRASVIGYNDLEANNFDYAAVKAKGLQRTEGKEYVVHDGDVIEFLFNV; from the coding sequence ATGAAGTTAGGTATCGTCGGCCTGCCCAACGTGGGCAAGTCCACTCTGTTCAACGCCATCACCTCCACCAAGAACGCGGAGGCTGCAAACTATCCCTTCTGCACCATCGAGCCGAACTCCGGCATCGTGGCGGTGCCGGACAAGCGGCTGGATAAGCTGGCCGAGATCTGGCAGACCAGCAAAAAGACCCCCGCCATCGTGGAGTTCGTGGACATTGCGGGTCTGGTGAAGGGTGCAAGTCAGGGCGCAGGCCTTGGCAACAAGTTCCTTGGCCACATCCGCGAGTGCGACGCCATCGTGCATGTGGTGCGCTGCTTTGACGATGACAACATCATCCATGTGGTGGAGGATGTGACCAAGGCCGAGGCCGTGGACCCCATTGCTGACATTGACGCCATCGACTACGAGCTGATCCTCTCCGACCTTGAGGTGGTGCAGAACCGCGCAGGCCGCATGGCAAAGGCTGCCAAGAGCGGCAACAACAAGGGCGCTGCCGCCGAGGCCGCATGGCTGCAGCAGCTGGCCGACCATCTGAGCGCCGGCAAGCCCGCCCGCAGCTTCGATTTTGACCCCGCCGACACCGAGCAGCAGACCGTTCTGCACGAGATGGGTCTGCTGAGCGCAAAGCCGGTGCTGTACGCCTGCAACGTGGGCGAGGATGACCTGATGGAGGGCATCGAGAACAACAAGTACGTCCCGCTGGTGGCTGCCCGCGCCAAGGAGGAGGGCGCCCGCTACATCCCCATCTGCGCCAAGACCGAGGAGGATATCGCGGATTACAGCCCCGAGGAAAAGAAGGCGTTCCTTGCCGAGATGGGCATTGAGGCCAGCGGTCTGGACAACCTGATCACCGCCAGCTACGACCTGCTGGGTCTGATCTCCTTCCTGACCGACGGCAAGAAGGAGTGCCGCGCATGGACCATCCGCAAGGGCACCAAGGCTCCGCAGGCTGCCGGTAAGATCCACAGCGACTTCGAGCGCGGCTTCATCCGCGCCAGCGTCATCGGCTACAACGATCTGGAAGCCAACAACTTCGACTACGCCGCCGTCAAGGCCAAGGGCCTGCAGCGCACCGAGGGCAAGGAGTATGTTGTGCACGATGGCGACGTCATCGAGTTCCTGTTTAATGTTTAA
- a CDS encoding 5'-methylthioadenosine/adenosylhomocysteine nucleosidase, which yields MILGIMGAMPDEVDQLCAKLENVTVEPYGGVEYHKGTLAGKQVVVCCAGMGKANAAATTQVLITKFGAEKIIFSGIAGNMTSKIGIGDVVIGKTVLYHDAQLDMICQNPPYLKEYTGDPELIAAAEAACAEAGVKALVGKIATGDLFVGDSETKAAIEAKCAPDCVEMEGAAVSQIAAKNGVPCVILRAMSDNADEDGHEVLVVKKFSISEYVATATKIVAAMVEKL from the coding sequence ATGATTTTGGGTATTATGGGCGCTATGCCCGATGAAGTAGACCAGCTGTGTGCAAAGCTGGAAAATGTCACCGTTGAGCCCTACGGCGGCGTGGAGTACCACAAAGGTACGCTGGCCGGCAAGCAGGTGGTGGTGTGCTGCGCCGGTATGGGCAAGGCCAACGCCGCCGCTACTACGCAGGTGCTCATCACCAAGTTCGGCGCGGAGAAAATCATCTTCTCCGGTATTGCGGGCAACATGACCAGCAAAATCGGCATCGGGGATGTGGTCATCGGCAAGACGGTGCTGTACCACGATGCCCAGCTGGATATGATCTGCCAGAACCCGCCCTATCTGAAGGAGTACACCGGCGACCCGGAACTGATCGCCGCCGCCGAAGCCGCCTGTGCCGAAGCCGGGGTAAAGGCACTGGTGGGCAAGATCGCCACCGGCGACCTGTTTGTGGGCGACAGCGAGACCAAAGCCGCCATTGAAGCCAAGTGCGCCCCGGACTGCGTGGAGATGGAGGGCGCGGCGGTAAGCCAGATCGCCGCCAAGAACGGCGTGCCCTGCGTCATCCTGCGCGCCATGAGCGACAACGCCGACGAGGACGGCCACGAGGTGCTGGTGGTGAAGAAGTTCAGCATCAGCGAGTATGTCGCCACCGCCACCAAGATCGTGGCAGCAATGGTGGAAAAGCTGTAA
- a CDS encoding heavy metal translocating P-type ATPase, with product MNKKQKKTLERILIAVALVIVLKLLPALPMPVELALYCIPYLVVGWDVLRKALKGIKNRQPFDECFLMAVATVGAFALGDYVEGCAVIIFYQIGELFQSVAVGKSRQSIASLMDIRPDYANIEDEDGKLEQVDPDEVEVGTVIVVQPGERVPIDGVIVEGASALNTAALTGESLPRDVNAGDEVISGCVNMTGLLKVRTTKEFGESTVSKILDLVENSSMKKARAENFITRFARVYTPAVCYGALALALLPPVVLLLMGQPARFGEWVYRALTFLVISCPCALVISIPLSFFGGIGGASSCGILIKGSTYLEELANTGVVVFDKTGTLTQGTFKVTGIHPAEGVTDAALVEAAALAESWSKHPISLSIKAAYGKPIDAARVTDVQELGGHGVTAKADGKTVAAGNARLMEKLGITVPAVEGVGTIVHVAVEGSYAGYLLISDVVKPHSADAIRALKASGVRKTVMLTGDAQPVAQAVAQQLGLDEYHAGLLPGDKVDQIEKLLAAKQPKENLAFVGDGINDAPVLSRADVGIAMGALGSDAAIEAADVVLMDDDPAKIALAMRIARRTLRIVHQNIVFALGIKALCLLLGALGIAGMWAAIFADVGVMVIAVLNATRALYTKDLTKN from the coding sequence ATGAACAAGAAACAAAAAAAGACCCTTGAGCGCATTCTGATCGCCGTGGCGCTGGTGATTGTGCTCAAGCTTTTGCCCGCCTTGCCCATGCCGGTGGAGTTGGCGCTCTACTGCATCCCCTACCTTGTGGTGGGCTGGGACGTGCTGCGCAAGGCGCTGAAAGGCATCAAGAACCGTCAGCCCTTTGACGAGTGCTTCCTGATGGCAGTGGCCACCGTGGGTGCGTTTGCGCTGGGCGACTATGTAGAGGGCTGCGCCGTTATCATCTTTTACCAGATCGGCGAGCTGTTCCAGAGCGTCGCCGTGGGCAAAAGCCGCCAGAGCATTGCCAGCCTGATGGATATCCGCCCGGACTACGCCAATATTGAGGACGAGGACGGCAAGCTGGAGCAGGTAGACCCGGACGAGGTCGAGGTGGGCACGGTCATCGTGGTGCAGCCCGGCGAGCGGGTGCCCATTGACGGCGTCATCGTGGAGGGCGCATCTGCCCTGAACACCGCCGCCCTGACCGGCGAAAGCCTGCCCAGGGACGTGAACGCCGGGGATGAAGTCATCAGCGGCTGCGTGAACATGACCGGCCTGTTGAAGGTGCGCACCACCAAGGAATTCGGTGAATCCACCGTCTCTAAAATTCTCGACCTTGTGGAAAATTCCAGCATGAAAAAAGCCCGGGCAGAAAACTTTATCACCCGCTTTGCCCGGGTGTACACCCCGGCTGTCTGTTACGGCGCACTGGCGCTGGCCCTTCTGCCGCCGGTGGTGCTGCTGCTTATGGGACAGCCCGCCCGCTTTGGCGAGTGGGTCTACCGCGCCCTGACCTTCCTTGTCATCAGCTGCCCGTGCGCGCTGGTCATCTCCATCCCACTGAGCTTTTTCGGCGGCATCGGCGGCGCTTCCTCCTGCGGCATCCTCATCAAAGGCTCTACCTATCTGGAAGAGCTGGCAAACACCGGCGTTGTGGTGTTCGATAAGACCGGCACCCTGACGCAGGGCACCTTTAAGGTCACCGGCATCCATCCCGCCGAGGGCGTGACCGACGCTGCACTGGTGGAAGCCGCTGCGCTGGCGGAAAGCTGGTCGAAGCACCCCATCTCCCTGAGCATCAAAGCTGCCTACGGCAAGCCCATTGACGCCGCCCGGGTCACGGACGTGCAGGAGCTGGGCGGTCATGGCGTGACCGCGAAGGCGGACGGCAAGACCGTTGCCGCCGGTAACGCCCGCCTGATGGAAAAGCTGGGCATCACCGTGCCCGCCGTGGAGGGCGTGGGCACCATCGTGCACGTTGCCGTGGAGGGCAGCTACGCGGGCTATCTGCTGATTTCGGACGTGGTAAAGCCCCACAGCGCCGATGCCATCCGCGCCCTGAAAGCTTCCGGCGTGCGCAAGACGGTCATGCTGACCGGCGATGCACAGCCGGTGGCGCAGGCAGTGGCGCAGCAGCTGGGTCTGGACGAGTACCACGCCGGTCTTTTGCCCGGCGACAAGGTGGACCAGATCGAAAAGCTGCTTGCCGCAAAGCAGCCTAAAGAAAACCTTGCCTTTGTGGGTGACGGCATCAACGACGCACCGGTGCTGTCCCGCGCAGATGTGGGCATCGCCATGGGTGCGCTGGGTTCGGACGCCGCCATCGAGGCCGCAGACGTGGTGCTGATGGACGACGACCCCGCAAAGATCGCGCTTGCCATGCGCATCGCCCGCCGCACCCTGCGCATCGTGCACCAGAACATCGTGTTCGCGCTGGGCATCAAGGCGCTGTGCCTGCTGCTGGGCGCACTGGGCATTGCCGGAATGTGGGCGGCCATCTTTGCGGACGTGGGCGTGATGGTCATCGCCGTGCTCAACGCCACCCGCGCCCTGTATACCAAAGACCTGACCAAAAACTGA
- a CDS encoding cation transporter, whose product MKKTYKIEVDCANCAQKMEDAANTVAGVEKATVSFMTQKMKVEFAEGADPHATMENVLSACKKVEDDCEIFDI is encoded by the coding sequence ATGAAAAAGACCTACAAGATCGAAGTGGACTGCGCCAACTGCGCCCAGAAGATGGAGGATGCCGCCAACACCGTAGCCGGTGTGGAAAAGGCGACCGTCAGCTTTATGACCCAGAAGATGAAGGTGGAGTTCGCCGAGGGTGCCGACCCCCACGCCACCATGGAGAACGTGCTGTCTGCCTGCAAGAAGGTAGAGGACGACTGCGAGATCTTTGATATCTGA
- a CDS encoding ArsR/SmtB family transcription factor encodes MTGLEQTVPEKEKQPVEMPDDEVLYELADLFRVFGDSTRIKILYALHDSELCVQDIADAVQLSQSAVSHQLRVLKDSKLVRFRREGKTVFYALDDDHVRSILSMGMDHIEE; translated from the coding sequence ATGACCGGGCTAGAACAGACCGTGCCGGAAAAGGAAAAACAGCCGGTGGAGATGCCGGACGACGAGGTGCTGTACGAGCTGGCAGACCTGTTCCGTGTGTTTGGCGATTCCACCCGCATTAAAATCTTGTACGCCTTACATGACAGCGAACTTTGCGTGCAGGATATCGCGGACGCCGTGCAGCTGAGCCAGTCTGCCGTCAGCCACCAGCTGCGGGTGCTCAAGGACTCCAAGCTTGTGCGCTTCCGGCGGGAGGGCAAAACTGTTTTCTACGCACTGGACGATGACCATGTGCGCAGCATCCTTTCCATGGGAATGGACCATATCGAAGAATGA
- a CDS encoding thioesterase family protein yields MKLETGICGEQSVRVSAENTAKTMGSGTLDVFATPALVALAEKTCWQSVSPALEAGSGTVGTKLELEHTAPTPVGMTVTCRSELVAVEGRKLTFKVTLADEKGPVGGGTHERFVIFEEKFAAKAEAKKG; encoded by the coding sequence ATGAAGTTGGAAACCGGGATCTGCGGCGAGCAGAGCGTGCGCGTGAGCGCAGAGAACACCGCAAAGACCATGGGCAGCGGCACGCTGGACGTGTTTGCTACCCCTGCACTGGTGGCACTGGCCGAAAAGACCTGCTGGCAGAGCGTTTCCCCTGCGCTGGAAGCAGGCAGCGGCACGGTGGGCACCAAGCTGGAGCTGGAGCACACCGCCCCCACCCCTGTGGGCATGACCGTGACCTGCCGCAGTGAGCTGGTGGCCGTAGAGGGCCGCAAGCTGACCTTCAAGGTGACGCTTGCAGACGAGAAGGGTCCTGTGGGCGGCGGCACCCACGAGCGCTTTGTCATCTTTGAGGAAAAGTTTGCCGCTAAGGCAGAAGCCAAAAAGGGCTAA